A genomic window from Nicotiana sylvestris chromosome 11, ASM39365v2, whole genome shotgun sequence includes:
- the LOC138880917 gene encoding uncharacterized protein — protein sequence MAQSRQKCYFDVRCQDLEFEVGDWAFLKISPMKDAMLFKKKGKLSLRYIRQYKILQRVGQVAYELELPSELEFPVFHVSMLRKCIRDPSRVVLIKDVQVTENLSYEEVPMGILDRQVRKLRTKDVASVKVL from the coding sequence atggcacaaagcaggcaaaagtgTTATTTCGATGTCCGATGTCaggatctggagtttgaggttggtgattgggctTTCCTGAAGATCTCACCGATGAAGGATGCTATGCTTTTCaagaagaaaggtaagctgagtctgCGGTATATCAGGCAGTATAAAATTCTTCAACGAGTTGGACaagttgcttatgagttagaattgccatccgaattggaatttccggtattccatgtatctatgttaagAAAATGTATTAGAGACCCTTCTCGGGTCGTCcttatcaaagatgtacaagttacagagaatctatcatatgaagaagtgccaatgggtatattagatcgacaagtccgcaagctgagaacaaaagatgtagcttccgtcaaagtattgtag